The sequence CACCCTTATTATGGGTCACCGAAATCCGGCTCCTTGGCGGGATCGCGGTGCTGCTTTTTGTCCTGATATTTCACTCGGAAAGACGCCGCCTGCTGGGGTCGCTTCTGGCGGCCAACAGCAAGGGATACACTGTCTCCAGTTCCATTATGGGCGCATACTTTTCCATGGTTCTCTGGCTGGGCGGGATGAAATACACGCAGGCGTCAATAGCCTCCGCTCTCAACCAGACCTCGAATATTTTTGTTTTCTTATTTGCAGTTTTGCTTCTCCGTGAGCCGATCAACCTGCAGAGAATAATTGGAATATCACTGGGTGTTCTTGGCGCGTTTCTGGTCACATTCGGATGACATAAAGAGGCGATTAGCTCAAGTTTTATTTGATTAATCGCGGCATAAATATTAAATAGACTCCAGATATTTGATGAGCAATGGAGAGGCAATAATGGGCAAATGGGAATGCGAAGCCTGCACCTATGTTTATGACCCTGAGCTGGGCGACCCGGAAAACGGTGTCGCACCCGGAACGCTATTCGCGGATATACCCGATGACTGGGTCTGTCCCGATTGCGGAGCAGGGAAAGAATATTTTCATGAAATCGAGATTTAATCGGCAACCTGTGAAATAATCGAGTTTGTTATTCCACGCATCCCGGTCGGGGTCTTCATAATCCTGCCTTATCGGGTCTGAAGCCCAATCTGTCAAATAATGCATTTGACTTCATATTTCCTTACCTGAAAATACAGTATCTCTGGGCCCGGCGGAACAAGTCTCGCCTTATTTCATATCCGTCAATGGCTTAGCCTCTTTC is a genomic window of candidate division Zixibacteria bacterium HGW-Zixibacteria-1 containing:
- a CDS encoding rubredoxin, whose amino-acid sequence is MGKWECEACTYVYDPELGDPENGVAPGTLFADIPDDWVCPDCGAGKEYFHEIEI